A single Phragmites australis chromosome 4, lpPhrAust1.1, whole genome shotgun sequence DNA region contains:
- the LOC133916492 gene encoding phosphoenolpyruvate carboxykinase (ATP)-like yields MATLPNGLARIETHGGKKHANGVCHDDSSAPVRAKTIDELHSLQRKRSAPTTPIKEGAASAFAAALSEEERQKQQLQSISASLASLTRETGPKVVRGDPARKGEAAAKGAPPPPQVHHHHHHAAPTIAVSDSSLKFTHVLYNLSPAELYEQAIKYEKGSFITSTGALATLSGAKTGRSPRDKRVVKDAAAAQELWWGKGSPNIEMDEHTFLTNRERAVDYLNSVDKVFVNDQFLNWDPENRIKVRIISARAYHSIFMHNMCIRPTDEELESFGTPDFTIYNAGQFPCNRYTHYMTSSTSVDINLARREMVILGTQYAGEMKKGLFGLMHYLMPKRHILSLHSGCNMGKDGDVALFFGLSGTGKTTLSTDHNRLLIGDDEHCWSDNGVSNIEGGCYAKCIDLSQEKEPDIWNAIKFGTVLENVVFDEHTREVDYTDKSVTENTRAAYPIEYIPNAKIPCVGPHPKNVILLACDAFGVLPPVSKLNLEQTMYHFISGYTALVAGTEDGIKEPQATFSACFGAAFIMLHPTKYAAMLAEKMQKHGATGWLVNTGWSGGRYGVGKRIKLQYTRKIIDAIHSGELLTANYKKTEIFGLDIPTEIEGVPSEILDPVNTWTDKAAYKETLLKLAGLFRKNFEVFASYKIGDDGSLTDEILAAGPNY; encoded by the exons ATGGCGACGCTGCCGAACGGCCTGGCTCGGATCGAGACGCACGGGGGGAAGAAGCACGCGAACGGTGTCTGCCACGACGACAGCTCGGCGCCGGTGCGCGCGAAGACCATCGACGAGCTGCACTCGCTGCAGCGGAAGCGCTCGGCGCCGACCACGCCCATCAAGGAGggcgccgcctccgccttcgccgccgcgcTCTCCGAGGAGGAGCGGCAGAAGCAGCAGCTCCAGTCCATCAG TGCGTCATTGGCGTCTCTGACACGTGAAACCGGGCCGAAAGTCGTCAGGGGCGATCCGGCCAGGAAGGGCGAGGCCGCCGCGAAgggcgcgccgccgccaccgcaggtgcaccaccaccaccaccacgccgCCCCCACCATCGCCGTCAGCGACAGCTCCCTCAAGTTCACCCATGTCCTCTACAACCTCTCCCCCGCTG AGCTGTACGAGCAGGCGATCAAGTACGAGAAGGGGTCGTTCATCACGTCCACCGGCGCGCTGGCGACGCTGTCCGGTGCCAAAACCGGCCGCTCGCCCAGGGACAAGCGCGTCGTcaaggacgccgccgccgcgcagGAGCTGTGGTGGGGCAA GGGGTCGCCGAACATCGAGATGGACGAGCACACGTTCCTCACCAACAGGGAGAGGGCGGTCGACTACCTCAACTCCGTCGACAAG GTGTTCGTGAACGACCAGTTCCTGAACTGGGACCCGGAGAACCGCATCAAGGTCCGCATCATCTCCGCCAGGGCGTACCACtccatcttcatgcacaacat GTGTATCCGTCCCACGGACGAGGAGCTGGAGAGCTTCGGCACGCCGGACTTCACAATTTACAACGCCGGGCAGTTCCCCTGTAACCGATACACGCACTACATGACGTCGTCGACCAGCGTAGACATCAACCTCGCTAGGAGGGAGATGGTCATCCTCGGCACGCAGTACGCCGGGGAGATGAAGAAGGGGCTCTTCGGCCTCATGCACTACCTCATGCCCAAGCGCCACATCCTCTCCCTGCACTCCGGATGCAATATGGGCAAAGACGGTGACGTCGCCCTCTTCTTTGGGCTGTCAG GTACTGGAAAGACGACGCTGTCTACGGATCACAATAGGCTCCTGATCGGCGACGACGAGCACTGTTGGAGTGACAACGGCGTCTCAAACATTGAGGGCGGTTGTTATGCCAAGTGCATAGACCTCTCTCAGGAGAAAGAGCCTGATATTTGGAATGCCATCAAGTTTGGAACTG TGTTGGAGAACGTCGTCTTCGACGAGCATACTCGTGAAGTTGACTACACCGATAAATCTGTCACCG AGAACACTCGGGCTGCTTACCCTATCGAGTACATCCCCAACGCAAAGATACCGTGCGTCGGGCCGCACCCGAAGAACGTCATTCTCTTGGCCTGCGACGCATTCGGCGTGCTCCCGCCTGTCAGCAAGCTGAACCTGGAGCAGACCATGTACCATTTCATCAGTGGCTACACTGCTCTG GTTGCCGGCACAGAGGATGGCATCAAGGAGCCACAGGCTACGTTCTCCGCTTGCTTCGGTGCAGCTTTCATCATGCTCCACCCAACAAAGTACGCCGCCATGCTTGCCGAGAAGATGCAGAAGCATGGCGCCACGGGGTGGCTTGTGAACACCGGTTGGTCCGGTGGGAG GTATGGTGTGGGCAAGAGGATCAAGCTGCAATACACCAGGAAGATCATCGACGCCATCCACTCCGGCGAGCTCCTGACTGCCAACTACAAGAAGACCGAGATCTTTGGCCTGGACATCCCCACCGAGATCGAGGGCGTGCCGTCTGAAATCCTCGACCCGGTCAACACC TGGACAGACAAGGCCGCGTACAAGGAGACGCTCCTGAAGCTGGCCGGCCTGTTCAGGAAGAACTTCGAGGTGTTCGCCAGCTACAAGATCGGGGACGACGGCAGCCTGACCGACGAGATCCTCGCCGCAGGCCCCAACTACTGA
- the LOC133916494 gene encoding beta-galactosidase 6: MAAAEVPRAAEALLLLLLLCLAGGSWAANVTYDHRALVIDGVRRVLVSGSIHYPRSTPDMWPGLIQKAKDGGLDVIETYVFWDIHEPVRGQYDFEGRKDLAGFVKAVADAGLYVHLRIGPYVCAEWNYGGFPLWLHFLPGIKFRTDNEPFKAEMQRFTTKVVDTMKGAGLYASQGGPIILSQIENEYGNIDSSYGAAGKAYMRWAAGMAVSLETGVPWVMCQQSDAPDPVINTCNGFYCDQFTPNSASKPKLWTENWSGWFLSFGGAVPYRPAEDLAFAVARFYQRGGTFQNYYMYHGGTNLDRSSGGPFIATSYDYDAPIDEYGLVRQPKWGHLRDVHKAIKLCEPALVATDPSYISLGQNAEAHVYKAGSVCAAFLANIDAQSDKTVTFNGKTYKLPAWSVSILPDCKNVVLNTAQINSQVTSSEMRSLGSSTASDDSSITPELVVSGWGYTIEPVGITKDNALTKPGLMEQINTTADASDFLWYSTSVTVKGDEPYLNGSQSNLLVNSLGHVLQVYINGKIVGSASGSASNSLISFQKPVTLVPGRNKIDLLSATVGLSNYGAFFDLVGAGITGPVKLSGPNGALDLSSADWTYQVGLRGEGLHLYDPSEASPEWVSANAYPINQPLIWYKTKFTAPAGDDPVAIDFTGMGKGEAWVNGQSIGRYWPTNLAPQSGCVNSCNYRGAYSSNKCLKKCGQPSQTLYHVPRSFLQPGNNDLVLFEQFGGDPSKISFVTRQTGSVCAHVSEAHPAQIDSWISPQQQEQRPGPALRLECPKVGQVISSIKFASFGTPSGTCGSYSQGECSSSQALAVVQEACIGVSSCSVPVSSNYFGDPCRGVTKSLVVEAACS, encoded by the exons ATGGCGGCCGCGGAGGTGCCGCGCGCGGCggaggcgctgctgctgctgctgctgctctgccTCGCGGGAGGCTCGTGGGCGGCGAACGTGACGTACGACCACCGCGCGCTGGTCATCGACGGCGTGCGGCGCGTTCTCGTCTCCGGGTCCATCCACTACCCGCGGAGCACCCCCGAC ATGTGGCCGGGGCTGATCCAGAAGGCCAAGGACGGCGGCCTGGACGTCATCGAGACGTACGTTTTCTGGGACATCCACGAGCCCGTCCGGGGACAG TACGATTTCGAGGGGCGGAAGGACCTGGCTGGGTTCGTCAAGGCCGTCGCCGACGCCGGCCTCTACGTGCACCTCCGCATCGGGCCATACGTCTGCGCCGAGTGGAACTACGG AGGCTTCCCGCTATGGCTGCACTTCCTCCCCGGGATCAAGTTCCGCACCGACAACGAGCCCTTCAAG GCGGAGATGCAGCGGTTCACGACCAAGGTGGTGGACACGATGAAGGGGGCGGGCCTCTACGCGTCGCAGGGCGGGCCCATCATCCTGTCCCAGATCGAGAACGAGTACGGCAACATCGACTCGTCGTACGGGGCGGCCGGGAAGGCGTACATGCGGTGGGCGGCCGGGATGGCCGTCTCGCTCGAGACCGGCGTGCCCTGGGTCATGTGCCAGCAGTCCGACGCGCCCGACCCAGTC ATCAACACCTGCAACGGCTTCTACTGCGACCAGTTCACGCCCAACTCCGCGAGCAAGCCCAAGCTGTGGACCGAGAACTGGAGCGGCTGGTTCCTCTCCTTCGGCGGCGCCGTCCCCTACCGCCCTGCCGAGGACCTCGCCTTCGCCGTCGCGCGCTTCTACCAGCGTGGCGGCACCTTCCAGAACTACTACATG TACCACGGGGGGACCAACCTCGACCGCAGCTCGGGGGGTCCCTTCATCGCCACGAGCTACGACTACGATGCTCCCATCGACGAGTACG GACTAGTCAGGCAGCCAAAGTGGGGACACTTGAGGGATGTGCATAAGGCAATAAAGCTCTGCGAACCAGCACTCGTAGCAACTGATCCATCATACATTTCTCTGGGTCAAAATGCTGAG GCACACGTATACAAGGCTGGTTCAGTTTGCGCAGCATTCCTTGCCAATATAGATGCTCAATCTGATAAAACTGTCACCTTCAATGGCAAGACATATAAGCTCCCTGCATGGTCTGTCAGCATCCTTCCTGACTGCAAGAATGTGGTACTGAACACAGCTCAG ATCAATTCGCAGGTGACAAGTTCGGAAATGAGAAGTTTGGGATCCAGCACCGCATCAGATGACTCGTCCATCACGCCAGAACTCGTGGTATCTGGCTGGGGCTACACCATAGAGCCTGTTGGTATCACAAAGGACAATGCATTGACAAAACCTGGACTGATGGAGCAGATAAACACCACGGCAGATGCCAGTGATTTCCTCTGGTACTCAACAAG CGTTACTGTTAAAGGTGATGAACCTTATCTAAATGGCAGCCAGTCCAATCTGCTTGTAAACTCACTTGGACATGTTCTTCAGGTTTACATCAATGGAAAAATTGTAG GAAGTGCTTCAGGCAGTGCTAGCAACTCGCTCATCTCATTCCAAAAACCAGTTACACTTGTACCTGGGAGGAATAAAATAGATCTTCTGAGTGCAACAGTTGGCCTTTCG AATTATGGTGCATTCTTTGACCTGGTAGGTGCTGGAATTACTGGCCCAGTAAAACTgagtggaccaaatggtgcgcTGGATCTGTCTTCTGCAGACTGGACATACCAG GTTGGACTGAGAGGAGAAGGCTTGCATCTGTATGATCCTTCAGAGGCTTCTCCAGAATGGGTCTCAGCCAATGCTTACCCGATCAATCAACCATTGATCTGGTATAAG ACCAAATTCACGGCTCCTGCAGGTGACGATCCTGTTGCCATAGACTTCACAGGAATGGGAAAAGGCGAGGCATGGGTGAACGGGCAGAGCATTGGTCGATACTGGCCAACAAATCTGGCTCCACAGAGCGGCTGTGTTAATTCATGCAACTACAGGGGAGCCTACAGTTCGAACAAATGCCTCAAGAAATGTGGGCAGCCATCACAGACTCT GTACCACGTACCACGTTCGTTTCTCCAACCAGGCAACAATGATCTAGTCCTGTTCGAGCAGTTTGGTGGTGACCCAAGCAAGATATCCTTTGTGACGAGGCAGACAGGAAGTGTGTGTGCACATGTATCAGAAGCACATCCAGCCCAAATCGATAGCTGGATCTCTCCCCAACAGCAGGAGCAGAGACCTGGACCTGCACTTCGCTTGGAATGCCCGAAAGTAGGCCAGGTCATCAGCAGCATCAAGTTTGCAAGCTTCGGGACACCGAGCGGCACATGTGGGAGCTACAGCCAAGGCGAATGCAGCAGCTCGCAGGCTCTCGCAGTTGTTCAGGAG GCCTGCATTGGGGTGAGCAGCTGCAGTGTGCCAGTGTCGTCGAATTACTTTGGGGATCCATGCAGAGGGGTCACAAAAAGCCTTGTCGTGGAAGCTGCATGTTCATGA